The following are from one region of the Verrucomicrobiaceae bacterium genome:
- a CDS encoding DUF1501 domain-containing protein: MNIFLRKTEDRSKPNRRDFLLQSGCSALGLTTMVNTIAQMKLVGSAAAQSAGDDYKALVCVFLNGGCDSNNILIPAGATSAARANYSAARGVIGIPDTQFDYTPAANNGYFDGTTNNNTSAVTTRISPLNGSGTGSQYDPVSRSNYTQNEMALHPGAYPLKGLFDSQDLAFIANIGTLVGTQYITRANFNTLPASTKPPQLFSHSDQQVQWQSSLPDKPFAQGWGGRIAEIVGGMNNGDLGVSVSIAGANSFQIGVTEQPYFMNTSGAVTALSGFSGGSPSTSYGGALRNSALNPHYPRTALPTGKYDPLAGISGLTAGDPLSATNYQNTAAGWRLRALEQILAASHESLFDETYVGVPQSARNAEGLVGNALAQTAAPNPTLDQHWVNWFPGGFAQTDLSNQLKVVARMIAGRTVLNNKRQIFFVQIGGWDTHVSQIPNPTAQNQGYYNLINNLSRSIRAFADCMKAIGMWDKVMMFTASDFNRTFTPNKSDATGGSDHAWGGTSIIAGGAVQGGRIYGQFPDLTVNGGIDCTGNRGRWIPSTAVDQKAALIGKWFGLTDAQVAQVFPNITRFQPDLSPATLNARNINMIDFGV; the protein is encoded by the coding sequence CCGCGGGTGATGATTACAAGGCACTCGTCTGTGTCTTCCTCAATGGCGGCTGCGACTCCAACAACATCCTCATTCCCGCCGGAGCCACCTCCGCCGCCCGTGCGAACTACTCTGCTGCCCGCGGTGTCATCGGCATCCCAGACACCCAGTTTGATTACACCCCAGCTGCGAACAACGGCTACTTCGACGGCACCACCAATAACAACACCTCCGCCGTCACCACCCGCATTTCCCCGCTCAATGGCAGCGGCACCGGCAGTCAATACGACCCAGTCAGCCGCAGCAACTATACCCAAAATGAAATGGCACTCCATCCCGGTGCCTATCCGCTCAAAGGCCTCTTCGACAGCCAAGATCTCGCCTTCATCGCCAATATCGGCACCCTCGTCGGTACTCAGTACATTACCCGAGCGAACTTCAACACTCTCCCAGCCTCCACCAAGCCGCCCCAGCTCTTCTCCCACTCCGATCAGCAGGTGCAGTGGCAGTCCTCTCTCCCTGACAAGCCCTTCGCTCAGGGGTGGGGCGGGCGTATCGCCGAAATCGTCGGCGGTATGAACAATGGCGACCTCGGCGTCAGCGTCTCCATCGCTGGGGCGAATAGCTTCCAAATTGGCGTCACCGAGCAGCCCTACTTCATGAACACCAGCGGTGCTGTCACCGCCCTCAGCGGCTTCTCAGGCGGCTCACCATCCACCTCATATGGCGGTGCCCTGCGTAACTCTGCCCTCAATCCCCATTACCCCCGCACCGCCCTCCCCACGGGCAAATACGATCCACTCGCCGGCATCTCCGGCCTCACAGCAGGCGATCCACTCAGTGCCACCAATTACCAAAACACTGCCGCAGGCTGGAGACTCCGCGCTTTGGAGCAAATCCTCGCCGCCTCGCACGAAAGCCTCTTTGATGAAACGTACGTCGGAGTCCCCCAGAGTGCCCGCAATGCCGAAGGACTCGTCGGCAATGCCCTCGCACAGACCGCCGCGCCTAATCCCACTCTCGATCAGCATTGGGTGAATTGGTTCCCCGGCGGCTTCGCACAGACTGACCTCAGCAATCAGCTCAAAGTCGTCGCCCGCATGATCGCTGGCCGCACCGTCCTCAACAACAAGCGCCAAATCTTCTTCGTTCAGATCGGTGGCTGGGACACCCACGTCTCGCAGATCCCAAACCCCACCGCCCAAAACCAAGGCTACTACAACCTCATCAACAACCTCTCCCGCTCCATCCGCGCCTTTGCCGACTGCATGAAGGCCATCGGCATGTGGGACAAAGTCATGATGTTCACCGCCTCCGACTTCAACCGCACCTTTACCCCGAATAAGAGTGATGCCACGGGTGGCTCCGACCACGCCTGGGGTGGCACCAGCATCATCGCAGGCGGTGCGGTCCAAGGCGGCAGAATTTATGGCCAATTCCCCGATCTCACCGTGAATGGCGGTATTGACTGCACTGGCAATCGCGGGCGCTGGATTCCCAGTACCGCCGTCGATCAAAAAGCCGCCCTCATCGGCAAATGGTTCGGCCTCACCGATGCTCAAGTCGCTCAAGTCTTCCCTAACATCACCCGCTTCCAGCCCGATCTCAGCCCCGCCACCCTCAATGCGCGGAACATCAACATGATCGACTTCGGGGTGTAA
- a CDS encoding DEAD/DEAH box helicase codes for MRSKSWLWLFRRQQIEEGGKMLKHGDVGLSGVHVCAADELEIIAGVGAGLFNTASVTVHLRLRPDGTLALTSHCTCVQGTLCQHAAALMLMLDVEEGRRRIEGLARVQEKASPEPGEDEEDDSELHPQDEDDDEGLPGEPQPVLVVRRIEVEVPQVTAKRGIGGWLTRSIAIAQPYVEYEGCPRRFEALIRSPAHQWKDESGQQRVVLRNLRSERLLLSDLTALGFRPFAEAIPGAKAQESTLGLMTVAGEQSLFWSQFLADVTGKLRENGWRLEIAEDIGFQIHEAEEDDWFSDLEMDRGGRDWFALDLGIEIDGQRISLVPLLVDCIDQGLNAAALEKNLDQKFLLSLGGDRGDVLSVPAARLLVLLRFFDELLATRPVRKDGKLQLDKLRAAQLASLDGLPIRAPAELAALSQRLENFQRIALIEPPASLKANLRDYQREGASWMQFLREFGLHGILADDMGLGKTLQTLTHLLIEKESGRLEHPCLIVAPTSVLRNWIHESIKFTPTLSLLLLHGQSRKSDFKFLKQYDLVITSYPLLVRDADILREQQWHVVALDEAQNIKNPKSQAAQVCSSLKANHRLCLTGTPMENHLGELWSLFHFLMPGLLNDVDSFRQHYRNPIERDGDAERQKQLNTRLQPLMLRRTKDAVAKELPPKTEILNTISLGKEQTDLYETIRAAMDKRVREAIAANGLDKSQIIVLDALLKLRQVCCHPKLLKQETAQNVEESAKTAFLMDELLPSLIEEGRRILIFSQFTEMLAIIEARLKKDGTHFVKLTGSTKDRETPIREFQAGKVPVFLISLKAGGAGLNLTAADTVIHYDPWWNPAVEAQASDRAYRIGQTKPVFVHKLICEGTIEERVVEMQKKKAALVEGLLSGRADKLQLTPSDIQALFAVE; via the coding sequence GTGCGTTCAAAATCATGGCTGTGGCTCTTCCGGCGGCAGCAGATCGAGGAAGGCGGTAAAATGCTCAAACATGGGGATGTGGGGCTCTCAGGTGTGCATGTGTGTGCGGCCGATGAGCTGGAAATCATCGCCGGAGTCGGAGCTGGGCTTTTCAATACCGCATCAGTCACCGTACACCTGCGATTGCGGCCAGATGGGACTTTGGCACTCACCTCACACTGTACCTGCGTGCAGGGGACGCTCTGCCAGCATGCCGCAGCGCTCATGCTCATGCTGGATGTGGAAGAGGGGCGCCGCCGCATCGAGGGCCTAGCCCGTGTGCAGGAAAAAGCCTCCCCTGAGCCTGGCGAGGACGAGGAGGATGACTCTGAGCTGCATCCGCAGGATGAAGATGACGACGAGGGACTACCAGGTGAGCCGCAGCCCGTGCTCGTCGTGCGCAGAATCGAGGTCGAGGTGCCACAAGTCACCGCAAAGCGCGGCATCGGTGGCTGGTTGACACGTAGCATCGCTATCGCGCAGCCTTATGTCGAATATGAAGGCTGCCCCCGGCGCTTTGAGGCGCTGATCCGCAGCCCCGCGCATCAGTGGAAGGACGAATCTGGCCAGCAGCGTGTGGTGCTGAGGAATCTGCGCTCGGAGAGGCTGCTTTTGAGTGATCTGACGGCACTGGGCTTCCGCCCTTTTGCTGAGGCGATCCCTGGCGCAAAAGCGCAGGAGTCCACTCTGGGGCTCATGACCGTTGCGGGGGAGCAATCGCTGTTTTGGTCGCAATTCCTCGCCGATGTGACGGGGAAACTCCGTGAAAATGGCTGGCGCTTGGAGATCGCCGAAGACATCGGTTTTCAGATTCATGAAGCTGAGGAGGATGACTGGTTCAGTGATCTGGAGATGGATCGTGGGGGCAGGGATTGGTTCGCGCTGGACTTGGGCATCGAGATTGATGGACAGCGCATCTCCCTGGTGCCGCTGCTGGTGGACTGCATTGATCAGGGGCTCAATGCGGCAGCATTGGAGAAAAACCTCGATCAGAAATTTCTCCTCTCACTCGGTGGGGATCGTGGGGACGTGCTCTCCGTGCCAGCGGCGCGGTTGCTGGTGCTGCTGCGCTTTTTTGATGAGCTGCTGGCCACGCGACCTGTGCGCAAAGATGGCAAGCTCCAGCTCGATAAGCTTCGCGCCGCACAGCTCGCCTCACTCGATGGATTGCCGATCCGCGCCCCAGCAGAGCTCGCGGCGCTGTCGCAGCGGTTGGAGAATTTCCAGCGCATCGCGCTCATTGAGCCGCCAGCGTCGCTGAAGGCGAATTTGCGTGATTATCAGCGTGAGGGAGCTTCCTGGATGCAGTTTTTGCGTGAATTCGGCCTGCACGGCATTTTGGCCGATGACATGGGCTTGGGGAAGACGCTGCAAACGCTGACGCATCTCCTCATCGAGAAGGAGAGTGGTCGTTTGGAGCATCCCTGCCTGATCGTGGCACCTACCAGTGTGCTGCGGAATTGGATCCATGAATCGATCAAATTCACGCCCACACTCAGTCTGCTGCTGCTGCATGGTCAGAGCCGGAAAAGCGACTTCAAGTTCCTGAAGCAATATGACCTCGTCATCACGAGTTACCCGCTTTTGGTGCGTGATGCGGATATTTTGCGTGAGCAGCAGTGGCATGTCGTGGCGCTGGATGAGGCGCAAAACATCAAAAACCCGAAAAGCCAGGCCGCGCAGGTTTGTAGCTCTTTGAAGGCCAATCACCGCCTCTGCCTCACTGGCACGCCGATGGAAAACCACCTGGGTGAGCTCTGGAGCCTGTTTCACTTCCTGATGCCAGGTTTGCTCAATGATGTGGATTCCTTCCGGCAGCATTATCGCAATCCGATCGAGCGGGATGGCGATGCGGAGCGCCAAAAGCAGCTCAACACGCGTCTCCAGCCACTCATGCTGCGTCGGACAAAGGATGCCGTGGCCAAAGAGCTGCCGCCGAAGACGGAAATCCTCAACACCATCAGCCTCGGCAAGGAACAGACCGATTTATACGAAACCATCCGTGCAGCGATGGACAAACGCGTGCGTGAGGCCATCGCGGCGAATGGTTTGGATAAATCGCAGATCATCGTGCTCGATGCGCTTCTGAAGCTGCGCCAAGTCTGCTGCCATCCCAAGCTGCTGAAGCAGGAAACGGCACAAAATGTCGAGGAATCTGCCAAGACGGCCTTTTTGATGGATGAGCTGCTCCCATCGCTCATTGAGGAAGGGCGGCGTATTTTGATCTTTTCGCAGTTCACGGAGATGCTGGCCATCATTGAGGCACGACTCAAAAAAGACGGCACGCATTTCGTGAAGCTCACGGGTAGCACCAAGGACCGCGAGACGCCGATCCGTGAGTTTCAGGCCGGGAAGGTGCCCGTTTTCCTCATCAGCCTCAAAGCGGGTGGTGCCGGGCTCAATCTGACGGCTGCGGATACGGTGATCCACTATGATCCATGGTGGAATCCGGCTGTGGAGGCGCAGGCGAGTGATCGTGCGTATCGCATCGGCCAGACGAAGCCCGTTTTCGTGCACAAGCTCATCTGCGAAGGCACCATCGAGGAACGCGTGGTGGAGATGCAGAAGAAGAAGGCAGCGCTCGTCGAAGGACTGCTCTCTGGCCGTGCAGACAAGCTGCAACTCACTCCGTCCGATATTCAGGCACTCTTTGCCGTGGAGTGA
- a CDS encoding TIGR03790 family protein, whose product MTNEDLSTPDVNRGPRHAGIGLRGHALVRQLLALLTLSMGLLQAQTAAPWDAAAETVVLYNPKFAGSEELARYYAEKRLIPTSRIIGLECQTNESMSRGEYDRQIRTPLRQAFVTRKWWVTDPKIKAAGASNVREARVRIIAVMRGVPFRIGREKQNPQAAMEDEASVDAELAVLAMNAPDTAGGLKNPYFGQPERAGYFQKAPGLLLIGRLDGPDDKTVRRMIDDAVATEQSGLQGRAVIDLAQKNTGGYKEGEDWLKNTALVYQRYGIPTWTDRVEPLLQDHWPLPDTALYFGWYTSDIQGAIASPEFQFRRGAVVCHLHSFSAAQLRDGTRSWCGPLLTRGAAATFGNVFEPYLGLTVHFDILNLRLLEGFTLAEAGWNATPALSWMNVILGDPLYRPFAKNSGLGLGSEEDRDYLLYRGAARRSPIDPDAAIKTTITALAEKRKSSRLLELTALLSASQEKYAEAAELLDHAAALTKAPADRLRLNLYRAECLRRDDKPKTAIEVLKHLLDDKSIKDEPARRAAQSLLNGIGG is encoded by the coding sequence ATGACGAACGAAGACCTCAGCACCCCAGATGTGAACCGTGGCCCTAGGCACGCGGGCATCGGTCTGCGTGGGCATGCACTGGTCCGGCAACTCCTCGCTCTGCTCACCCTCAGCATGGGCCTCCTCCAGGCCCAGACCGCTGCTCCATGGGATGCCGCAGCGGAGACGGTGGTGCTCTACAATCCGAAATTCGCCGGGTCCGAGGAACTCGCGCGGTATTACGCCGAAAAGCGCCTCATTCCGACATCCCGCATCATCGGACTCGAATGCCAGACCAACGAGTCCATGAGCCGTGGCGAATATGATAGGCAAATCCGCACGCCATTGCGCCAGGCATTCGTGACACGGAAGTGGTGGGTCACGGATCCAAAGATCAAGGCCGCAGGCGCTAGCAATGTGCGAGAGGCCCGTGTCCGCATCATCGCCGTGATGCGTGGGGTGCCTTTCCGCATCGGACGGGAGAAGCAAAATCCCCAAGCTGCGATGGAGGATGAGGCCAGTGTGGATGCAGAGCTCGCCGTGCTCGCGATGAATGCCCCCGATACAGCAGGCGGACTGAAAAACCCCTACTTCGGCCAGCCAGAGCGAGCTGGGTACTTTCAGAAGGCACCTGGTCTGCTGCTCATTGGGCGGCTCGATGGCCCCGATGACAAAACTGTGCGCCGCATGATCGACGACGCCGTCGCCACCGAGCAGTCAGGCCTGCAAGGCCGCGCCGTGATCGATCTGGCACAGAAAAATACCGGTGGTTATAAGGAGGGTGAAGACTGGCTGAAAAACACCGCGCTCGTTTACCAGCGCTACGGCATCCCCACATGGACAGACCGAGTCGAGCCCTTGCTGCAAGATCACTGGCCACTACCGGACACCGCACTCTACTTTGGCTGGTACACCAGCGACATACAGGGAGCGATCGCATCGCCGGAGTTTCAGTTCCGCCGTGGCGCGGTGGTTTGTCACCTACACAGCTTCAGCGCAGCGCAGTTGCGTGATGGCACACGGAGCTGGTGCGGCCCACTCCTAACGCGGGGTGCCGCAGCCACCTTTGGCAATGTGTTTGAGCCCTACCTGGGACTCACGGTCCATTTTGACATCCTCAATCTACGCCTTCTGGAAGGCTTCACACTGGCTGAGGCCGGATGGAATGCCACCCCTGCGCTGTCGTGGATGAATGTCATCCTCGGAGACCCACTGTATCGCCCCTTTGCCAAAAATAGCGGCCTCGGTCTCGGCAGTGAAGAGGATCGCGACTACCTGCTCTACCGTGGTGCCGCACGGCGCTCCCCCATCGATCCCGATGCCGCGATCAAGACCACCATCACCGCCCTGGCAGAGAAACGCAAAAGCTCCCGCCTGCTGGAGCTCACCGCGCTGCTCTCCGCATCCCAAGAAAAGTACGCTGAAGCTGCCGAACTGCTCGACCATGCCGCAGCGCTCACCAAAGCACCCGCAGACCGCCTGCGCCTGAATCTCTACCGCGCCGAGTGCCTGCGCCGTGACGACAAGCCCAAAACCGCCATCGAGGTGCTCAAGCATCTGCTCGATGACAAATCCATCAAAGACGAGCCCGCTCGCCGTGCAGCGCAGTCACTGCTCAACGGCATCGGCGGCTGA
- a CDS encoding MBL fold metallo-hydrolase — protein MSQMRLTFLGTGTSVGVPMIGCDCATCRSTDPRDQRYRSSVWIETPECSWVVDTGPDFRSQCLRAGIRRLDAALFTHPHMDHLTGFDELRRFTIPEEATMPVYATQSCLDVLERMFNYAFNGENRYRGYLKPDPRPISGPFQLGGTTVTPLPVQHGKVETIGYLFTRSGRKLCAYIPDAKTLSDEAMQAIAGVDTLILDALRHTPHLTHMNFTEALAVQAVLRPRQTWFTHFQCEIMPATEEPKLPPGIALAYDGLRLEWDTPPAG, from the coding sequence ATGTCTCAAATGCGGCTGACTTTCCTCGGCACAGGCACGTCCGTCGGCGTGCCGATGATCGGCTGTGATTGTGCGACGTGCCGCAGCACCGATCCACGCGACCAGCGCTACCGCTCCTCCGTGTGGATCGAGACGCCCGAGTGCTCATGGGTCGTCGATACGGGGCCGGATTTTCGCTCTCAGTGTCTGCGTGCAGGCATCCGCCGACTGGATGCGGCACTTTTCACCCATCCGCACATGGATCACCTGACGGGATTCGATGAGCTGCGGCGTTTCACCATTCCAGAGGAGGCCACGATGCCCGTGTATGCCACGCAGTCCTGCCTGGATGTGCTGGAGCGCATGTTCAACTATGCTTTCAACGGCGAGAACCGTTACCGTGGCTACCTGAAGCCCGATCCACGCCCGATCAGCGGCCCCTTTCAGCTCGGTGGCACGACCGTGACTCCCCTGCCCGTGCAGCACGGCAAGGTGGAGACCATCGGCTACCTCTTCACGCGATCTGGGCGTAAACTCTGCGCCTACATCCCAGATGCGAAGACACTCAGTGATGAGGCGATGCAGGCCATCGCTGGCGTGGACACACTCATCCTCGATGCACTGCGCCACACGCCTCATCTCACGCACATGAATTTCACCGAGGCGCTGGCCGTGCAGGCCGTGCTGCGGCCGCGCCAGACTTGGTTCACCCATTTTCAATGCGAGATCATGCCCGCCACCGAGGAGCCTAAGCTGCCGCCGGGCATCGCACTTGCCTACGACGGCCTGCGGCTGGAATGGGACACCCCTCCAGCCGGATGA
- the lpxD gene encoding UDP-3-O-(3-hydroxymyristoyl)glucosamine N-acyltransferase encodes MRVTVKDILEIVGGTLLSGSESTAIEGFANLRESGKGDLSFFHDARYETLLAGTKASAVLVPAAWTKLPEGVACIAVADPSRMFETIVEKYGVQPEPFKPGVHATAVIGEDVKYDPTKVRISPHAVIEDGVEIGDGAEIGAGCFVGRNARIGAGSKLFANVSVHTGCLLGERVILHSSVVIGGDGFGYEFDKGRHRKVRQAGIVQIDNDVEIGAGSMVDRARFGRTWIGEGTKIDNLVQIGHNVVIGKHCIIVACTAIAGSAHIGDYVVIAAQSGVAGHVKVGSQATLAGRCGVTKDLPGGATYMGFPAIPVNDEKRRLASINRLPNLSARVKKLEESNGKAE; translated from the coding sequence ATGCGCGTAACAGTAAAAGACATTTTAGAAATCGTCGGCGGAACCCTGCTCTCTGGGAGCGAATCCACGGCTATCGAGGGATTTGCAAACCTGCGGGAGTCTGGGAAAGGCGACCTGAGCTTCTTCCACGATGCACGCTATGAAACGCTGCTCGCTGGCACCAAGGCCAGCGCGGTGCTGGTGCCTGCCGCGTGGACGAAGCTGCCCGAAGGAGTGGCCTGCATCGCTGTAGCGGACCCGTCACGGATGTTTGAGACCATCGTGGAAAAATACGGTGTGCAGCCAGAGCCATTTAAACCCGGTGTACATGCCACCGCCGTGATCGGCGAGGACGTGAAATACGACCCAACAAAGGTCCGCATCAGCCCACATGCGGTGATCGAGGATGGCGTGGAAATCGGCGACGGAGCCGAGATCGGCGCGGGCTGCTTCGTGGGCCGAAATGCCCGCATCGGAGCCGGATCGAAGCTTTTCGCGAATGTGAGCGTCCACACGGGCTGCCTGCTCGGAGAGCGTGTGATCCTCCACAGCAGCGTGGTGATCGGCGGGGATGGATTCGGCTACGAGTTCGACAAAGGCCGCCACCGGAAGGTGCGGCAGGCAGGCATCGTGCAGATCGACAATGATGTGGAGATCGGCGCGGGCAGCATGGTGGACCGTGCCCGCTTTGGCCGCACCTGGATCGGTGAGGGCACCAAGATCGATAATCTCGTCCAAATCGGCCACAATGTGGTGATCGGAAAGCATTGCATCATCGTCGCATGCACCGCTATCGCGGGCAGTGCGCACATCGGTGACTACGTCGTCATCGCAGCACAGAGTGGCGTGGCCGGGCATGTGAAAGTGGGCTCACAGGCCACGCTGGCCGGACGCTGCGGCGTGACAAAGGACCTGCCCGGCGGGGCGACCTACATGGGCTTCCCGGCGATACCGGTGAATGATGAAAAGCGCCGTCTGGCCAGCATCAATCGCCTACCAAACCTCTCCGCCCGTGTGAAAAAGCTCGAAGAGAGCAACGGTAAGGCCGAGTAA